The Planococcus donghaensis genome contains a region encoding:
- the aceB gene encoding malate synthase A, which translates to MIYLLTKSTMTIKGEEVPGMETILTPEALDFIEKLHTTFDKRRVKLLEKRQVRQKEIDAGKKLDFLPETKHIRNNNWTIAPLPEDMQDRRVEITGPTNRKMLINALNSGAKMFMADLEDATAPNWFNVIDGQINLRDAVRRQIDFEVAETGKKYALNEKTAVLMVRPRGWHLMEKNILTDGQPISGSLVDFGLYFFHNAQELIERGTGPYFYLPKMESHLEARLWNDVFVFAQNELGIPQGTIRATVLIETIMAAFEMDEILYELREHSAGLNCGRWDYIFSVIKRMRNLPEYIFPDRSQVTMTVPFMRAYTQLCIKTCHRRNAPALGGMAAQIPVKGNDEANAAAFQKVAEDKRREAMDGHDGTWVAHPGMVAIAMEQFDEHMPTPNQIDNKREDVQVTAEQLVEVPTGTITEDGLRSNISVGIQYIASWLSGNGAAPIHNLMEDAATAEISRSQVWQWIRHPEGVLEDGRNIDIPLFHKVIEEETAKIKQAVGDTKYSTGNYAEARELFTNLTLQSEFAEFLTLPGYEQLN; encoded by the coding sequence ATGATTTATTTGTTAACAAAATCGACTATGACGATAAAAGGTGAAGAAGTTCCAGGAATGGAAACCATTTTAACTCCTGAAGCATTGGACTTTATTGAGAAGCTGCATACTACTTTTGATAAGCGGCGCGTCAAACTTTTGGAAAAGAGACAAGTACGTCAAAAAGAAATTGATGCCGGAAAAAAATTAGATTTTTTGCCAGAAACAAAGCATATTCGCAACAACAATTGGACAATTGCTCCCCTTCCTGAAGATATGCAAGATCGCCGTGTTGAAATCACAGGTCCGACAAATCGCAAAATGCTGATTAACGCATTAAACTCAGGAGCCAAAATGTTTATGGCAGACTTAGAAGACGCAACTGCACCCAACTGGTTTAACGTTATTGATGGCCAAATCAACTTACGAGATGCGGTTCGGCGACAAATTGATTTTGAAGTTGCTGAAACCGGAAAAAAATATGCGTTAAATGAAAAAACAGCAGTTTTAATGGTTCGCCCTCGTGGTTGGCACTTAATGGAGAAAAACATTCTTACTGATGGACAGCCGATTTCCGGTAGCTTAGTCGATTTTGGATTGTATTTTTTTCACAATGCGCAGGAATTGATTGAACGCGGGACTGGTCCTTATTTCTACCTCCCAAAAATGGAAAGTCATTTAGAAGCACGTCTTTGGAATGATGTGTTCGTTTTTGCACAAAACGAATTAGGCATTCCCCAAGGGACGATACGTGCAACGGTATTGATTGAAACCATTATGGCCGCTTTTGAAATGGACGAAATTTTATACGAATTACGCGAACATTCAGCCGGCTTAAACTGCGGACGTTGGGACTATATTTTTAGTGTGATCAAACGTATGCGGAATTTACCGGAATACATTTTTCCGGATCGTTCACAAGTAACCATGACGGTACCCTTTATGCGTGCATATACACAACTGTGTATTAAAACGTGTCACAGACGTAATGCACCGGCGCTTGGCGGAATGGCAGCACAAATTCCCGTTAAAGGAAACGACGAAGCCAATGCCGCGGCTTTTCAAAAAGTGGCGGAAGACAAACGACGTGAAGCCATGGACGGTCATGATGGCACATGGGTCGCTCATCCTGGCATGGTCGCGATTGCGATGGAACAGTTTGACGAGCACATGCCTACGCCAAACCAAATTGATAACAAACGTGAAGACGTTCAAGTTACTGCTGAGCAATTAGTAGAAGTGCCTACTGGTACGATTACGGAAGATGGATTACGCTCGAATATTTCAGTTGGGATCCAATACATTGCCTCTTGGTTATCTGGAAACGGTGCAGCTCCAATTCATAATTTAATGGAGGATGCTGCAACGGCTGAAATTTCCCGTTCGCAAGTATGGCAATGGATTCGCCATCCAGAAGGAGTTTTAGAGGATGGACGCAATATTGACATTCCTCTCTTCCACAAAGTGATTGAAGAAGAAACAGCTAAGATCAAACAAGCTGTTGGAGACACAAAGTATTCAACCGGTAATTATGCGGAAGCCCGTGAGTTGTTTACAAATCTTACTTTACAAAGTGAATTTGCTGAATTTTTGACACTGCCAGGTTATGAACAACTAAACTAA
- a CDS encoding YhfH family protein produces the protein MKNTQTFETRTKKECRECGCVIKERRESIIYECERCIANAEE, from the coding sequence ATGAAAAACACTCAAACTTTCGAAACGCGGACAAAAAAAGAATGCCGGGAATGTGGCTGTGTGATCAAAGAACGCCGCGAATCTATTATTTATGAATGTGAACGTTGCATTGCCAATGCAGAAGAATAA
- a CDS encoding HAD family hydrolase → MRVAIFDFDGTLYSKETFQLMMSHLKHHPEHSLRYRQFYRAIMPPYIGHRLKIYPEWKMRERSVQAYLSSLETFTKTELEQFFGEIADRMHGDMNPTVVKRLKEHVANNDYVMLVSGAFTPLLHAVTEQLPIKTIIGTEVLYNNNILDHQTPLSHIQGTLKTKKIKEALEGWDIDWANSYAYGDSPSDLPVLELVGHPVAVQPKPKLRTVAERRNWEII, encoded by the coding sequence TTGCGCGTAGCCATATTTGATTTTGATGGAACTTTATATTCAAAAGAAACTTTCCAGCTAATGATGAGTCATTTAAAACACCATCCAGAACATAGCCTACGTTATCGTCAATTTTACCGGGCAATTATGCCTCCTTACATTGGCCATCGCTTAAAAATCTATCCGGAATGGAAAATGCGTGAACGTTCGGTTCAAGCTTACTTGTCTTCGTTGGAAACTTTTACAAAAACTGAACTCGAACAATTTTTCGGAGAGATTGCAGATCGAATGCACGGGGATATGAACCCAACGGTGGTAAAGCGTTTAAAAGAACATGTGGCAAATAATGATTACGTCATGCTCGTTTCTGGAGCCTTTACTCCATTACTTCACGCCGTGACTGAACAATTACCCATTAAAACCATTATTGGGACAGAAGTTCTCTATAACAATAATATATTAGATCACCAGACACCTTTGTCACATATACAAGGTACGCTGAAAACCAAAAAAATTAAAGAAGCACTAGAAGGCTGGGATATTGACTGGGCTAACAGCTATGCATATGGCGACAGTCCTTCAGACTTACCTGTGCTTGAACTTGTCGGTCACCCTGTTGCCGTTCAACCAAAGCCGAAATTACGTACAGTTGCAGAACGTCGTAATTGGGAAATCATTTAA
- the pcp gene encoding pyroglutamyl-peptidase I, giving the protein MQKLLLTGFEPFLDYTVNPTMKIVEVLDGKTIGNYQVVGKIMPVDFNLSGEFLLKLIEEENPDAVISLGLAAGRYKITPERIALNVKDGDVDNEGNKPVDEPIRQEGEAAYMSTLPVRKMVDHLLTNGLPAEISNTAGAYLCNNVMYEGLHYAKHNKPSLKTGFIHIPASHELAIQHGRIPSWSHEDLVKGIQICIEVLEEA; this is encoded by the coding sequence TTGCAAAAATTACTGTTAACTGGCTTTGAGCCATTTTTGGATTATACAGTTAATCCAACGATGAAAATAGTAGAAGTGTTAGATGGGAAAACAATCGGAAATTACCAAGTTGTCGGCAAAATAATGCCTGTAGACTTTAATTTGTCCGGAGAATTTTTACTCAAGCTTATCGAAGAAGAAAATCCGGATGCTGTGATTTCGCTAGGACTTGCAGCAGGGAGGTATAAAATTACTCCAGAACGAATCGCCTTGAATGTCAAAGATGGGGATGTTGATAATGAAGGCAACAAACCAGTTGATGAGCCGATTCGACAAGAAGGAGAGGCAGCTTATATGTCTACTTTACCCGTTCGGAAAATGGTTGATCATCTATTAACGAATGGCTTGCCCGCAGAAATTTCAAATACAGCTGGTGCATATCTATGTAATAACGTGATGTATGAAGGGCTGCATTATGCCAAACATAATAAACCCTCATTGAAAACGGGTTTTATTCACATTCCGGCGTCACATGAATTGGCCATTCAACATGGCCGGATTCCTAGTTGGTCGCATGAGGACCTTGTAAAGGGGATTCAAATTTGTATTGAAGTGTTAGAGGAAGCATAG
- a CDS encoding ABC transporter substrate-binding protein, with protein sequence MIKKLSFITLFASSALLLGACGSASEDETGASEKKEVLEMGTSAEFAPFESRNPEGDIIGFDIDLANHIADELGYELEITDMKFDGLIGALQNDRVDMVIAGMSATDSRKENVDFSTEYNHSGEMFVTAKDSELSSLESLEGKTVGVQLGTIQEEGAKSIIADEGINFELKALDDSGALIQEILSGRIDAAYMDKQVALGYIEAQDLGAFDDPTTASPGMAVAFPKGSELVDKVNAVLAEMEESGALDELKEKWLSEEE encoded by the coding sequence ATGATTAAGAAACTATCATTCATCACATTATTTGCATCATCTGCATTACTACTAGGAGCTTGTGGAAGTGCTAGCGAAGACGAAACTGGAGCTTCAGAGAAAAAAGAAGTATTGGAAATGGGAACATCTGCAGAATTTGCGCCATTCGAGTCGCGTAACCCTGAAGGCGATATTATTGGATTTGATATTGACCTTGCAAACCACATTGCAGATGAACTAGGATACGAACTTGAAATTACTGATATGAAATTTGATGGCTTGATCGGCGCTTTGCAAAACGACCGTGTTGATATGGTTATTGCGGGTATGTCTGCAACCGACTCTCGTAAAGAAAACGTCGATTTTTCAACAGAATACAATCATTCTGGTGAAATGTTCGTGACCGCTAAAGATTCTGAACTCTCAAGTCTTGAATCGTTAGAAGGCAAAACAGTTGGTGTTCAACTTGGAACGATTCAAGAAGAAGGTGCGAAAAGCATCATCGCTGACGAAGGCATCAATTTTGAATTAAAAGCTTTAGACGATTCGGGTGCATTAATACAGGAAATTTTATCTGGCCGTATAGATGCTGCCTATATGGATAAACAAGTTGCACTTGGTTATATCGAAGCCCAAGATCTTGGTGCATTTGATGACCCAACTACAGCTTCACCTGGTATGGCCGTTGCTTTCCCTAAAGGAAGCGAGCTTGTTGACAAGGTCAATGCAGTACTTGCTGAAATGGAAGAAAGTGGCGCACTCGATGAACTAAAAGAAAAATGGTTATCTGAAGAAGAGTAA
- a CDS encoding amino acid ABC transporter permease produces the protein MNLDFSQIVPYIPFMLEGIWVTLKFVFFAIILGSILGTLLALFKIGSIKPLRWFADAYTSIFRGTPLILQLMIIYYSIPQLMGFDISPFLSAILAFGLNSSAYISEIIRAGIQAVDKGQVEAAQALGIPYSAMMKDIILPQALKNILPALMNEFITLTKESAIVSTIGYLDLMRRAQVVGADLFRNFEPLLFVGVIYWCLVMGLTMIGRVFERRLKQSD, from the coding sequence ATGAATCTTGATTTTTCACAAATCGTTCCTTATATCCCTTTCATGTTGGAAGGGATATGGGTTACGTTAAAATTCGTGTTTTTCGCTATTATACTTGGTTCAATTCTCGGAACCTTATTGGCTTTGTTCAAAATTGGTAGCATTAAACCGTTGCGTTGGTTTGCTGACGCTTATACATCCATCTTTCGGGGAACCCCTTTAATTTTGCAATTAATGATAATTTACTATTCCATCCCCCAATTGATGGGATTTGATATTTCACCATTTTTGTCAGCAATATTGGCATTTGGCCTTAATTCATCTGCATACATATCAGAAATAATCCGTGCTGGAATTCAAGCTGTCGATAAAGGTCAAGTGGAAGCGGCTCAAGCTCTTGGCATTCCTTACAGCGCCATGATGAAAGACATCATTTTACCTCAGGCCTTGAAAAACATCTTGCCTGCTTTAATGAATGAATTTATCACTTTAACCAAGGAATCTGCCATCGTCTCTACCATCGGGTACCTCGACCTTATGAGGCGTGCACAAGTAGTTGGTGCTGATTTGTTCCGTAATTTTGAGCCTTTACTGTTTGTCGGTGTCATTTATTGGTGTCTTGTGATGGGCTTAACGATGATTGGTAGAGTGTTTGAACGGAGGTTGAAACAAAGTGATTAA
- a CDS encoding amino acid ABC transporter ATP-binding protein — protein sequence MINVQNLYKKFGTNEVLSDISATVNKGEVVSIIGPSGSGKSTFLRCLNLLEVPTSGTIEINGKSLTASKKTIHKIRQEIGMVFQHFHLFPHLTVLENLTYAPIKAKGIKKAEAEMKARLLLERVGLSEKEKAYPNSLSGGQKQRVAIARALAMEPELMLFDEPTSALDPEMVKEVLDVMKDLAQSGMTMVVVTHEMGFAREVADRVIFLDHGVLVEEGQPVEFFSNPKTERAKDFLDKVL from the coding sequence GTGATTAATGTACAAAATTTATACAAGAAGTTCGGCACGAATGAAGTACTTAGTGATATTTCAGCTACTGTTAACAAAGGAGAAGTCGTTTCAATCATCGGTCCTTCTGGTTCGGGTAAATCGACTTTCTTGCGTTGTTTAAATTTGTTGGAAGTTCCGACTTCTGGAACCATTGAAATTAACGGCAAAAGTTTAACTGCTTCTAAAAAAACAATTCATAAAATCCGCCAAGAGATTGGGATGGTGTTTCAACACTTTCACTTATTCCCTCATTTAACGGTACTTGAGAATTTAACGTATGCTCCGATAAAAGCAAAAGGGATTAAAAAAGCGGAAGCAGAAATGAAAGCTCGGCTTTTACTTGAACGTGTGGGCTTATCTGAAAAAGAAAAAGCATACCCAAACAGCTTGTCAGGCGGCCAGAAACAGCGCGTAGCCATTGCTCGTGCCTTGGCAATGGAACCAGAGCTTATGCTCTTTGATGAACCAACATCAGCACTTGATCCTGAAATGGTTAAAGAAGTTCTTGATGTTATGAAAGACTTAGCACAATCAGGGATGACGATGGTTGTTGTTACGCATGAAATGGGCTTTGCTCGTGAAGTTGCAGATCGTGTCATCTTTTTAGATCACGGTGTGCTAGTCGAAGAAGGTCAACCTGTCGAATTTTTCAGCAATCCAAAAACCGAACGTGCAAAAGATTTTCTCGATAAAGTATTGTAA
- a CDS encoding LLM class flavin-dependent oxidoreductase — protein MSNKKFEDIPLSVLDLAPINKGAETAQAFKNSVELAQHVESLGFNRFWLAEHHNMPGIGSSATSVLIGHIAGATKSIRVGSGGVMLPNHAPLVIAEQFGTLETIYPGRIDLGLGRAPGSDQATAHALRRSLHSNGEDFPQQVAELENYFSENPVGRVRAFPGTNMKVPMWLLGSSGFSAQLAALKGLPFSFASHFAPDYMMQALQLYHQNFKPSKALTEPYAMLGVNVIIAETQERAEWLATSSQQQMFSLMRGEPTTFQPPIDKLEDVWTDREIAIFRDKLNSESMMVGTPELVKQKLKNFIQKTRAHEVIVHSPIFYHEERLKSYDYLAEMMH, from the coding sequence ATGTCAAACAAGAAATTCGAAGATATTCCGTTGTCTGTACTGGATTTGGCGCCGATTAATAAAGGTGCGGAAACGGCTCAGGCATTCAAAAATAGCGTGGAGTTAGCACAACATGTGGAGTCACTTGGATTTAATCGCTTTTGGTTAGCTGAGCATCATAACATGCCGGGAATTGGTAGTTCGGCTACATCTGTTTTAATCGGCCATATTGCTGGTGCGACTAAATCGATTCGTGTAGGTTCGGGTGGCGTAATGCTTCCAAATCATGCACCACTCGTGATTGCTGAGCAGTTTGGTACGTTAGAAACAATTTATCCCGGACGCATTGACTTGGGGTTAGGACGTGCGCCCGGAAGTGATCAAGCAACTGCTCATGCATTGCGCCGAAGCTTACACAGCAATGGGGAAGACTTTCCGCAACAAGTAGCGGAGTTGGAAAATTACTTTTCAGAAAATCCGGTGGGGCGTGTTCGTGCTTTCCCAGGAACCAATATGAAAGTGCCGATGTGGCTACTTGGCTCAAGTGGCTTTAGTGCGCAGCTTGCTGCTTTAAAAGGATTACCGTTTTCATTTGCTAGTCATTTTGCTCCTGATTATATGATGCAAGCTTTGCAGTTGTATCATCAAAATTTCAAGCCATCTAAAGCATTAACGGAACCATATGCCATGCTTGGGGTAAATGTTATTATTGCGGAAACACAAGAACGTGCAGAATGGTTAGCGACTTCCTCCCAACAGCAAATGTTCTCGTTGATGAGAGGAGAGCCAACCACATTCCAGCCACCAATCGATAAGTTAGAGGACGTTTGGACAGATCGCGAAATTGCGATCTTCCGAGATAAATTAAACTCTGAATCGATGATGGTCGGAACTCCCGAGCTCGTGAAACAAAAACTGAAAAACTTTATCCAAAAAACACGTGCTCATGAAGTGATTGTCCATTCACCAATTTTCTACCACGAAGAGCGCCTGAAGTCATACGATTATCTAGCAGAAATGATGCACTAA
- a CDS encoding methionine biosynthesis PLP-dependent protein, translated as MTKHSLETLLVQLGNRSDAATGAVNPPIYLSTAYEHQGLGQSTGYDYTRTKNPTRSVLEEGFAELEGADAAYACSSGMAAIQLVLSLFRPGDELLVPEDIYGGTYRLLDHFAAAYNIHPIYAEFKNVEDTEKKITINTRALFIETPTNPLMQEIDLVSYAALAKKHKLLLIVDNTFLTPFFQQPIQLGADIVIHSATKYIGGHNDVLAGLVAAKGEKICDKLATFHNSVGAVLSPFDSWLLVRGLKTLPLRMRQHEANAKAIAEFLSHQPVVSDVLYPGKGGMLSFRLQEEAWIGPFLENIKLITFAESLGGVESFITYPATQTHADIPFEERTKRGVCNRLLRFSVGVELAEDLIADLTQAFSKLKEEVVEYDRSY; from the coding sequence ATGACAAAACACAGTTTAGAAACTTTATTGGTTCAATTAGGGAATCGTAGCGATGCTGCGACAGGAGCGGTAAATCCACCTATCTACTTATCCACCGCTTATGAACATCAAGGTCTTGGGCAATCGACTGGCTATGATTACACACGGACGAAAAATCCGACACGTTCTGTTTTAGAAGAAGGATTTGCTGAACTTGAAGGAGCAGATGCCGCATATGCATGCAGCTCTGGAATGGCCGCGATTCAACTAGTTTTGTCTTTATTCCGACCAGGCGATGAACTATTAGTGCCAGAAGATATTTATGGCGGTACGTATCGCCTATTAGATCATTTCGCAGCCGCTTATAACATCCATCCAATATATGCTGAATTTAAAAACGTAGAAGACACAGAAAAGAAAATAACGATAAACACACGGGCTCTTTTTATCGAAACGCCTACCAATCCGCTTATGCAGGAAATTGACCTGGTATCTTATGCCGCATTAGCGAAAAAACACAAACTGCTATTAATAGTAGATAATACGTTTTTAACACCTTTTTTCCAGCAACCTATCCAGCTTGGAGCTGATATTGTCATTCATAGCGCCACTAAATACATCGGGGGTCATAATGACGTATTGGCTGGCCTTGTTGCTGCTAAAGGAGAGAAGATATGCGACAAACTAGCCACATTCCATAACTCGGTTGGGGCTGTTCTCTCTCCTTTTGACTCTTGGTTATTAGTTCGAGGGTTAAAGACATTACCATTACGTATGAGACAACACGAAGCGAATGCCAAAGCAATTGCAGAATTCTTGTCTCATCAGCCGGTTGTATCGGACGTATTGTATCCGGGGAAAGGTGGTATGCTATCTTTCCGTTTACAGGAAGAAGCTTGGATTGGACCCTTTCTAGAAAACATTAAGCTCATCACGTTTGCTGAAAGCCTTGGCGGTGTCGAAAGCTTTATCACGTATCCTGCCACTCAAACTCACGCAGATATTCCTTTTGAAGAACGGACAAAGCGCGGCGTATGCAACCGTCTGCTACGATTCTCTGTAGGCGTTGAACTAGCCGAGGATTTAATCGCTGACTTAACACAAGCATTTTCAAAATTGAAAGAGGAGGTTGTTGAATATGACCGATCGTATTGA
- the metC gene encoding cystathionine beta-lyase, protein MTDRIETKFIHSTGVDPLTGAVNVPIYLSSTFHQKSLDSFGPFDYSRSGNPTRLALEETIAKLEGGTRGFAFSSGMAAISSAFMLLSSGDHVLVSEDVYGGTYRFITEVLDKFKIEYTFVNMTNLDEMANAIQPNTKVIYLETPSNPVMNITDIEIAAKLAKANDCLTFVDNTFMTPLYQNPLELGADIVLHSATKFLSGHSDIIAGLAVTKDEELGNRLAFIQNTFGSVLGAQDSYLLIQGIKTLGARLGQSSESARVIAEYLHNHPLIEEVYYPGFSFHPGNPIHERQAKSAGAVLSFRLADKKSARTFVEHLRIPVFAVSLGAVESILSYPATMSHGSMPKEEREKRGITDGLLRYSVGLEHTDDLVQDLNQALVQVARRNGLSIAN, encoded by the coding sequence ATGACCGATCGTATTGAAACCAAGTTTATTCACTCTACTGGAGTTGATCCACTTACTGGGGCCGTTAACGTACCGATCTATTTGTCTTCTACATTTCATCAGAAAAGCTTAGATTCTTTTGGTCCGTTTGATTATAGTCGCTCAGGTAACCCTACGCGTCTTGCACTTGAAGAAACAATCGCAAAACTTGAAGGCGGCACACGTGGCTTTGCCTTTTCATCAGGAATGGCTGCCATCTCTTCGGCATTCATGCTTTTGTCTTCTGGTGATCATGTACTTGTTTCCGAAGATGTTTACGGGGGTACTTACCGCTTTATCACAGAAGTATTGGATAAATTTAAGATTGAATATACATTTGTAAATATGACCAATTTAGATGAAATGGCCAATGCTATTCAACCTAATACAAAAGTTATTTACTTAGAAACGCCTTCAAATCCTGTTATGAACATCACAGATATTGAAATCGCTGCAAAATTAGCAAAAGCAAATGATTGTTTAACATTTGTCGACAATACTTTTATGACCCCCCTTTATCAAAACCCGTTAGAACTTGGTGCTGATATTGTGCTACACAGTGCCACAAAATTTTTGTCTGGTCATAGTGACATTATTGCTGGACTCGCTGTTACGAAGGACGAAGAGCTTGGCAATCGCCTCGCCTTTATCCAAAACACGTTTGGGTCTGTTTTAGGCGCACAAGATTCCTATTTGCTAATTCAAGGAATTAAAACGTTAGGGGCTCGTTTAGGTCAATCATCCGAATCCGCTCGTGTGATTGCTGAATACTTGCACAATCATCCGCTAATCGAAGAAGTTTATTATCCAGGATTTTCATTCCACCCCGGCAACCCTATTCACGAACGTCAAGCAAAGAGTGCAGGAGCTGTCCTCTCTTTCCGCTTAGCTGATAAAAAGTCTGCTCGAACTTTTGTAGAGCATTTAAGAATTCCCGTATTTGCAGTCAGTCTTGGTGCAGTGGAATCGATCTTGTCCTATCCAGCCACAATGTCTCATGGCTCTATGCCAAAAGAAGAACGTGAAAAACGAGGAATTACCGATGGCTTACTACGTTATTCAGTTGGTCTCGAGCATACGGATGACTTAGTGCAAGATTTGAACCAAGCACTTGTTCAAGTAGCCCGACGTAACGGATTAAGTATTGCAAATTGA
- a CDS encoding Fe(3+) ABC transporter substrate-binding protein yields MKKSLYLILALLLLVLAACGNDDAAEQKDETDGNEVNLYTARHYDVDDELYKKFEEETGIKVNLIKGDADELLERIKREGDATEADLFLTADAGRLYRAKEDGLLQSVTSDLLDEQIPENYRDTDQMWYGLTKRARVIVYNQDTVTPEELSTYDALTEDQWNGRVLIRSSENIYNQSLLASFIEIDGEEQAKEWAAGLVKNFARDPEGGDRDQAKAIAAGIGDVAIMNSYYFGQMLNSEDAAEVEVAENLGIYFPNQDTTGTHVNVSGAGVVKSAANKDNAIKLLEFLSAPEAQGTFAEANYEYPVNSAVEPSELLKSWGEFKEQDIPLSSLGDNNAKSILIFNEVGWK; encoded by the coding sequence ATGAAGAAATCTTTATATCTCATTTTAGCATTACTACTTCTTGTTTTAGCAGCATGTGGAAACGATGATGCAGCTGAACAAAAAGATGAAACAGATGGTAATGAAGTTAATCTATATACAGCAAGACATTATGATGTCGACGATGAACTATATAAAAAGTTCGAAGAAGAAACAGGTATTAAAGTCAATTTGATCAAAGGTGACGCTGACGAACTACTTGAGCGCATCAAACGTGAAGGCGACGCTACTGAAGCAGACTTATTTTTAACTGCTGATGCCGGCCGTCTATACCGTGCTAAAGAAGATGGCTTATTGCAATCCGTAACAAGTGACCTATTAGACGAGCAAATTCCTGAAAACTACCGTGATACCGATCAAATGTGGTACGGCTTAACAAAACGTGCTCGTGTAATTGTATACAACCAAGACACCGTAACACCTGAAGAATTATCTACGTACGATGCATTGACAGAAGATCAGTGGAATGGCCGCGTATTAATCCGTAGTTCTGAAAACATCTACAATCAATCGTTACTTGCTTCATTTATCGAAATTGACGGTGAAGAACAAGCAAAAGAATGGGCTGCTGGATTAGTTAAGAACTTTGCACGTGACCCTGAAGGTGGAGATCGTGACCAAGCAAAAGCGATTGCAGCTGGAATCGGTGATGTGGCGATTATGAACAGCTATTATTTTGGTCAAATGTTAAATTCTGAAGACGCTGCTGAAGTAGAAGTTGCAGAAAATCTTGGGATTTACTTCCCGAACCAAGACACAACAGGAACTCACGTTAACGTTAGTGGTGCAGGCGTTGTAAAATCTGCGGCTAACAAAGACAATGCCATTAAATTACTTGAATTCTTATCTGCACCTGAAGCACAAGGGACATTTGCAGAAGCTAACTATGAGTATCCAGTAAACTCAGCTGTTGAACCGTCTGAGCTACTGAAATCATGGGGCGAATTCAAAGAACAAGACATCCCACTTTCTTCATTGGGAGACAACAACGCCAAGTCGATTTTAATCTTTAACGAGGTAGGCTGGAAATAA